Genomic window (Zingiber officinale cultivar Zhangliang chromosome 2B, Zo_v1.1, whole genome shotgun sequence):
GCTTGAATGGCTGGGGTTCTTATTCAGGCTATGGATATCCTCCGGCGACCGGAAATTGTTATAACCATAACGGTCATGGATACTACCCTCCAGCACCATCATACCCTCCTGCCGCATACCCCCCCTCGCATTATCCTCCTGCTTCCTATCCACCATCACACCAAGGTAACCGAAGAACAGAACTTCTAGATTGTAATTACCACAATCTAGAACATCTCATTGTTAGAATTTTCATGGCCGATGTCACAGATGATTTTTATTTGACAGTACTGGTTCAGTCTTAAACTAATACATATCAAATGCCAGGACATGGATCTCGTGTGGGGGCAGCGTTAGCCACCGCCGCTGCTGCTTATGGAGTTCACCGCATAGCTCATGGTTCTCACCATGGTGGCCATGGCTATGGAGCATACGCGGGGCATATGCCCGGTGCCCACTACGGCGAGTTTAAGCATGGCAAGTTCGGAAAGCACAAGCACGGCATGTTTGGAGGCAAGTTTAAGAAATGGAAGTGATACTAACTGAGACTTAAGATGAGATGATCATATATCGCAATATTCTTCTTTCTGGCTTCAGTCACAGTAGTGGCTCTATGGCATAGATATTTCAATATGTATTTGTTGCTTTGGAATACTTAATGACTGAATAATATACAATTATAATATTGTATTTAGTAATTTAGTTACTTGTTCATGCAAATTTATACGCTCAACTAATTATAGTATTTGTATTTAGTAATTATAGTATTTGTATTAAAATTGAGTATATTTGTTATTAAATTGAGTATGATTTCTTTTctgtttaatataattttttttaaatttaatatcatttaaagaaaatttagtatatttttcatctaattgagtaccatttaaagaagatctaatatatttttcattcaattgaggtggaaaaagagtcgtattcaatttgatagaaaatatattatattttaatttaatgtactcaattttagaaaaattatatttatttatatctaaaaatatcatgaataattagataaatatatttgactagataatggaaataaaaaattttattaatacgaactgcatataaaattttatttatgaatgAAGACGGCATGCAAATTGCTAATTATTTTTTAACTAGAATCAGCCGACGGCCAAGGTTAATCTGATAATCAATCTCTACCCTTCCCCTCCAACGCACGGCCGGGATCTATCCAGTTCATAACCGTTTCGAAGCCTACCGTTACCTTGCGATAACGAACCAATCGGGTCGGGTTGGAAGATTAACGGACCCAGTGTAGGATCCTCTTCCCACACCCACAGGCCACCACTCGCTACTGCCTCTCCTTCCTCGAGACAACACGCACAAATCCGTCGCCTCTCCCTTCCTTATTCTCACCGCcccacctctctctctctctcccttcggCTCGTTCTCGCTTTCTCCCTCGCTAGGGTTTCCTCTTCCGCCTCCCTAACTCCGAATTTTCTGCATCGGCTCGTAATCCAATCCTCGCGCTTGCCTCGTCTCCTCTCTTCGCGGTACGTTCGTCCTCTCCTCCCATTCCCCGTCGCCTCCTCGAGTGCTCCTTATTTTTATTGTCCCTGTCTTTAAGGTTTCGATTTCGTTCGTTTTCGTGTTTTGTTTGATCGACTTCGGCTTGTTTTGGTTGTTCCAGGCGATTTTGCTTTTGCGGGAAGGTGAAAGGTTGTTTCTTCTAAAGGGAGATAGATAAATGGCGATTTTGAAGAATGCCTCTAGGGTTTTGAGGACGGGCGGTGGTTCCCCGCCCCAGAGTGCGTCGAGCCAGGAGGAATACGGAGAGCTTTCTGCAGGGATCGGCAAGTCGGAGTCGTACGCTTCGGAGGCTTCTTATGTGGACTCCGGCATGGAGACGGACGAGTGTGATCGGTTAGAACTCGGCGATCCCGGAGCTCAATTGTGCCAAGTGGGGAACCAGAGCTTTTTCATCCCGCTTGAGCTCTTTGATCTCCCCGACCTGGGTTCCATCTTGTCATTGGAGACGTGGAATGAGTATCTCACGGAGGAGGAGCGCTTTGCCCTGTCTGGGTACCTTCCAGACATGGACCAGGAGACCTTTGGGATTACCCTCAAGGAGCTGTTTTCTGGGGAAAATTTTCACTTTGGTAGCCCGCCCATTACTCTTTTCAGTCAGTTGAAAGGTGGGTTATGTGACCCAAATATCATTCTTTATCGCCGTGGATTGGTTTCCTTGCAATGGCGTGATCACTACCATTGCCTGCACAGCTATCAAAATTCTATGGTGAGGAGTCTTGTCAGCCTGAAGGATGCATTTCAAAGTTGTGCTGGTTATTCTATTCAAGAAAGAATTCAGTTTCTGAATACAGTGAAGAGACAGAGGCCTCTTGAGAGGAATGAGGATGCTAGTTTTGAAACAAATTCAGAGGAAGTAAATATGGATCGCCTCTACTCAAGTTACAGCTCTAAGGCCTCTCGTCAATTTCTGAAGCCTTCAACTGACATTAAGCTTCGCGATATTGGCATGGGCAGGGAGCCTGTGATATTTGgtaaagggaaaacaaaaggagTTTTGAAGGTTACTACTTCTAAGTTTCCAGCACAGGAAAGTGCATCTTCTGCACATTCTTCATCTTTGAAGTATGGAATGTCCTCAAAATATAAAGCGAAAATTCCACAGTTGCCTGTCACTGCGAAGGATAAATATACAGGGTTTCATCTGGAATCTCCTCCAAAAACTATGCATTATACTGGTGAAGATCAAGATGACATGGAGGAAGAGTATGTGATTCCACCAAAAGACTGGAAATCTGGACACAGAAGCATTGCAACTAGTAGTTTATTTAGAATAGGAAAGAATGAGAAATCAGCGAAAAGACATGATGTGAACATATATAGTGATGAAGAGCCTGCAGACTACAGTAGTTTCAGCCATTCTTGGAGGAAAAATGGAAATGCACATCATATGGTAACTATTGCTTCTTATGGTGATGAATCTCCTGAAAAGGCAAACAAGGCTAGAAATTTTGAGAGAGAATTGTTGCCTTCTACCACAGGTGAAACTCAAAACCTTATGATGAGTCGTCTCATGAGGCAAAATAAGTTCCATGAGGATTCAATTTTACCAGATCATTTCCTGAAACTGGATGGTTTGAACCACAGAGCTACTAAATGGAATATCAAGCATGAATATGGAACTGGAGACGATGGAGTTGATTATAATTTGAAATCCAAATCTTTCAGAACTTTTCCAACACAGACCAATGATGTTTATCTCCACAATGATCATAGAATCAGAAACTCACATAGGAAgatgaaaaataatttgaatGAAGTTGAGGATATGAGCATGAACTACTCGAGAATCACTACTATGGCTGCTCAGAGTGAGGAGACAGAATCTGAAACATCTGACCAGGTCGGGAATGGTGGGAGTACCAATCCTATGATCAGAAATTTGAGGTTTCGAGGTGCTGACACTGAACCTCGTCATTCTTCTATTGTTAAATCAACCTATGACTATGAAAAGCATGATGAACTCATTGATGAAGATAGAAAATGTCCTTCCACCTTTCCTGATGTTGATAGGCATGTTTATACACCAGATATTGATTCATATTCTGTGAAAATAAAATGTTCAAAATCGGTGAAGAAGGGCATAAGGCAAGACACAAGTGAGAAGTTGAAAGATGCTGAGAAGAAGCGCACAAGGATGGTCAACATGGATCATTCTTCACAGCAATCATTTTATGCCGTTGATTACAGAGGTGGGATGATGGATGAACATTTGGATAACTtggatgaaatttcaaagttacAAGGCAGTAATAGCAAAGCTAATAGATTAGGGAATACGGCCAAA
Coding sequences:
- the LOC122047761 gene encoding uncharacterized protein LOC122047761; this translates as MAILKNASRVLRTGGGSPPQSASSQEEYGELSAGIGKSESYASEASYVDSGMETDECDRLELGDPGAQLCQVGNQSFFIPLELFDLPDLGSILSLETWNEYLTEEERFALSGYLPDMDQETFGITLKELFSGENFHFGSPPITLFSQLKGGLCDPNIILYRRGLVSLQWRDHYHCLHSYQNSMVRSLVSLKDAFQSCAGYSIQERIQFLNTVKRQRPLERNEDASFETNSEEVNMDRLYSSYSSKASRQFLKPSTDIKLRDIGMGREPVIFGKGKTKGVLKVTTSKFPAQESASSAHSSSLKYGMSSKYKAKIPQLPVTAKDKYTGFHLESPPKTMHYTGEDQDDMEEEYVIPPKDWKSGHRSIATSSLFRIGKNEKSAKRHDVNIYSDEEPADYSSFSHSWRKNGNAHHMVTIASYGDESPEKANKARNFERELLPSTTGETQNLMMSRLMRQNKFHEDSILPDHFLKLDGLNHRATKWNIKHEYGTGDDGVDYNLKSKSFRTFPTQTNDVYLHNDHRIRNSHRKMKNNLNEVEDMSMNYSRITTMAAQSEETESETSDQVGNGGSTNPMIRNLRFRGADTEPRHSSIVKSTYDYEKHDELIDEDRKCPSTFPDVDRHVYTPDIDSYSVKIKCSKSVKKGIRQDTSEKLKDAEKKRTRMVNMDHSSQQSFYAVDYRGGMMDEHLDNLDEISKLQGSNSKANRLGNTAKFSDSQSMNANSETSGLPLKGCNSASKKPKWKVNNGHYPDEPDDSLYLKKPSAKQQKGKRKVVAETDTLTAVSSDLGTSKKDAEDVEPKPKLQKKPFTLITPSIHTGFSFSIVHLLSAVRKAMITHQMDDSTFNDAHLQNRNCSTIQITKELNEMGLIENNKHLAHSVETMVNQASFPSLAFQEIVERVRSNPGDPCILETREPLQDLVRGALKIFSSKTAPLGVKGWKPLILHDKLNKSWLWTGPISSGLPDNENAEEEISSEAWGIPYKMLVKLVDAFANWLKSSQETLQQIGSLPPPPTSLLSNLDEKERFKDLRAQKSLNTIGSSSTEVRAYFRREEFLRYSVPDRAFSYTAADGRKSIVAPLKRGGGKPTSKARDHFMLKPDRPPHVTILCLVRDAAARLPGSIGTRADVCTLLRDSQYVVENVSDTQVTQIVSGALDRLHYERDPCVQFDSERKLWVYLHREREEEDFEDDGTSSTKKWKRQRKDLEIGNDVDTGSLAVCDFSTGLDHDHNLNVGTTSFGSGEIAEHLNEDMGVNVENFHSLMDTNIVSEGNSNWNSLGLNLLNENRLVCQKNSTDEDYNDETFCQERPVQLHYDHIMNKGLY
- the LOC122048842 gene encoding glycine-rich protein A3-like, which encodes MGKESISKGLNGWGSYSGYGYPPATGNCYNHNGHGYYPPAPSYPPAAYPPSHYPPASYPPSHQGHGSRVGAALATAAAAYGVHRIAHGSHHGGHGYGAYAGHMPGAHYGEFKHGKFGKHKHGMFGGKFKKWK